The Flavobacterium jumunjinense genome includes a region encoding these proteins:
- a CDS encoding sensor histidine kinase, producing the protein MFAQDPISIKLTEKEGLPDVEFYDILEDSNGFIWLAADKGLYRFDGKEYVSYSNKEKRGLSVFGLKLDNQNQLWCNNISGQFFYLKNNRLELFLDLKNELKGELAEFLFLGNRLFIFSSATLFSVNLKTKKRERIVVPSDSKYPIIRAPYQLNDRIFFTVDDSVFTISKANTISKLNYNTDTFGSNVIPKFFIYQEEFYLSLYDNISNENQFFKIQESSLVAIAFPDELKNNRIISVSQKDKDLWLCTSTGIVIVNKNKSQIALKDVVFRDDFITKSIVDENKTVWVSTLNNGIYIIPSLQIKSYKNVVSNEVVSAVEKISISKIAIGTTKGNLFVLDLKTGLKDKVEIKNKRKISALLFLKEENTLLISTEGSGFSYCLISKKLVPLQSLNNAKDLQQIANTNQIIYAGFDRATVLKFENNALLKVKDLNYSRAYRSFSENSNTEIFVSYVDNLVVYDSLFLPKVLKFNNKSITAKDICQTANNIVWIATFSEGILGYKNNKFVHKLDLTNGLKSNIIQEIKSDSNDLWIVTDKGIQIFDSNSNVFKSSSINNSSIGNIKGVIVDDKSILLASQESVFIIDKNIVPKSYRSKEVYIKTITINEKDTIVQANYTLPYDKNRIKITFHVNGYYPEDELLFEYRLLGLSDEWILLDRNLNFVNFTSLPSKEYIFEIRAKSSNGTKYISEKISFQINQPYWKKWWFVLSIVLVAFGLIIFFYRNKLAVKEKEKELALKNAKFENELAILKLENLKSQMNPHFIFNALNSIQEYIVLNQKNLASSYLAKFADLIRAYLDHSSKGYISLREEIECLNIYLELEKLRFEDKFTYKIISLESNEDVKIPTMLIQPYVENAIKHGLLHKKTDRVLEIFFEILKEEQMLKCIVLDNGVGRNKAAQLRNNKHQSFATKANQNRLELLNFGKEIKIGVTIEDLANENKEPIGTKVTLLIPILK; encoded by the coding sequence TTGTTTGCCCAAGATCCTATTTCTATAAAGTTAACCGAAAAAGAAGGTTTGCCAGATGTGGAGTTTTATGATATTTTAGAAGATTCTAATGGTTTTATATGGTTAGCAGCTGACAAAGGTTTGTATCGTTTTGACGGAAAAGAATATGTTTCGTATTCCAATAAAGAAAAAAGAGGACTTTCTGTTTTTGGTTTGAAATTAGACAATCAAAATCAACTTTGGTGCAATAATATATCAGGGCAATTTTTCTATTTAAAAAATAATAGATTAGAACTTTTTTTAGATTTAAAAAACGAATTGAAAGGAGAATTAGCTGAGTTTTTGTTTCTAGGGAACCGACTATTTATATTCTCAAGTGCAACTCTTTTTTCGGTTAATTTAAAAACAAAAAAAAGAGAGAGAATAGTTGTGCCTTCAGATTCCAAGTATCCAATTATTAGAGCACCTTATCAATTAAATGATAGAATTTTTTTTACTGTTGATGATTCTGTTTTTACTATCTCAAAAGCAAATACTATCTCAAAATTAAATTATAATACTGATACATTTGGAAGTAATGTAATTCCAAAGTTTTTTATTTATCAAGAAGAATTCTATTTGTCTTTGTATGATAATATTTCAAACGAAAACCAATTCTTTAAAATACAAGAAAGTAGTTTAGTAGCTATTGCATTTCCCGACGAATTGAAAAATAATAGGATTATAAGCGTCTCACAAAAAGATAAAGATTTATGGTTGTGCACTTCAACAGGAATTGTAATAGTAAATAAAAATAAGAGTCAGATTGCATTAAAAGATGTTGTTTTTAGAGATGATTTTATTACAAAAAGTATCGTTGATGAAAATAAAACAGTTTGGGTTTCGACACTAAATAATGGTATTTATATAATTCCAAGTTTGCAAATTAAGTCCTATAAAAATGTAGTTAGTAATGAAGTTGTTTCAGCAGTAGAGAAAATTTCAATTTCAAAGATTGCTATTGGAACCACTAAAGGAAATTTATTTGTGTTAGACCTAAAAACAGGTTTGAAAGATAAAGTTGAAATTAAGAATAAGAGAAAAATTTCGGCATTATTATTTTTAAAAGAAGAAAATACTTTATTGATAAGTACAGAAGGATCAGGATTTAGCTATTGTTTAATTTCAAAAAAATTAGTTCCATTACAAAGCTTGAATAATGCAAAAGATTTACAGCAAATAGCGAATACCAATCAAATTATTTATGCTGGTTTTGATAGAGCTACAGTTTTGAAATTTGAAAACAATGCGCTATTAAAAGTAAAAGATTTAAATTACAGTAGAGCGTATCGTTCTTTTTCAGAGAATAGTAATACTGAAATATTTGTTTCTTATGTAGATAATTTAGTGGTTTATGATAGTCTTTTTTTACCTAAAGTTTTAAAATTTAATAATAAAAGTATCACGGCAAAAGATATTTGTCAGACAGCTAATAATATAGTTTGGATAGCTACCTTTTCCGAAGGAATATTAGGATACAAAAACAATAAATTTGTACACAAACTGGATCTAACGAATGGTTTGAAATCTAATATTATTCAAGAAATAAAATCTGATAGTAATGATTTGTGGATTGTAACCGATAAAGGAATTCAAATTTTTGATTCTAATTCTAATGTTTTTAAATCATCTTCAATAAATAATTCCTCTATTGGTAATATAAAAGGAGTAATTGTTGATGATAAAAGTATTTTATTAGCGAGTCAAGAAAGTGTTTTTATAATTGATAAAAATATAGTTCCCAAGAGTTATCGTTCTAAGGAAGTTTATATAAAAACGATTACAATAAATGAAAAAGACACCATTGTACAAGCAAATTATACTTTACCTTATGATAAAAATAGAATCAAAATTACTTTTCATGTTAATGGCTATTATCCAGAAGATGAATTATTGTTTGAATATAGATTATTAGGTCTAAGTGATGAGTGGATTTTATTAGATAGAAATTTGAACTTTGTAAATTTTACTAGTCTACCTTCAAAAGAATATATTTTTGAAATTAGAGCTAAAAGTAGTAATGGAACTAAATATATTTCAGAAAAAATTAGTTTTCAAATTAATCAACCATATTGGAAAAAATGGTGGTTCGTTTTAAGTATTGTTTTAGTTGCTTTTGGTTTAATTATATTTTTTTATAGAAATAAATTAGCTGTAAAAGAAAAAGAAAAAGAACTGGCTTTGAAAAATGCTAAATTTGAAAATGAGTTGGCGATTCTTAAACTAGAAAATTTAAAATCACAAATGAATCCTCATTTTATTTTTAATGCTTTGAATTCTATTCAGGAGTACATTGTTTTAAATCAAAAGAATTTAGCCAGCTCTTATTTGGCCAAATTTGCAGATTTAATTCGTGCCTATTTAGATCATAGCTCTAAAGGTTACATTTCTTTAAGAGAAGAAATAGAATGTTTAAATATTTATTTGGAATTAGAAAAACTACGATTTGAAGATAAATTTACTTATAAGATTATTAGTTTAGAAAGTAATGAAGATGTAAAAATTCCTACAATGCTTATTCAACCTTATGTTGAAAATGCTATTAAGCATGGCTTACTTCATAAAAAAACTGACAGAGTTCTTGAAATATTTTTTGAAATTTTAAAAGAAGAACAAATGCTAAAATGTATTGTTTTAGATAATGGTGTAGGAAGAAATAAAGCTGCTCAATTGCGTAATAATAAACACCAATCTTTTGCGACTAAAGCCAATCAAAATAGGTTAGAATTGCTAAATTTCGGTAAAGAAATAAAAATAGGAGTTACTATTGAAGATTTAGCAAATGAAAATAAAGAGCCAATAGGGACGAAAGTCACTTTGTTAATTCCAATATTAAAATGA
- a CDS encoding LytR/AlgR family response regulator transcription factor — translation MKAIIIDDEPKARNLLEILIKENTTKIDAIFQAEDLLSGVQLIKEHCPQIVFLDIEMPEHSGLEILDFVNKDELNFEIIFTTAYSEYAIKAFQLSAIDYLLKPLRAETVKEAVEKAIQQIGKSEISTKLEELKRSLKSANFNKIGLPFSDGFKFVNFDDIILFEADGMYTKVSTTKETELLVCKPLKHFVEVLELQSNFYKPHRSYLINLKYIKEYIKKDGGYIIMDNDKSVSISNEKKEEFLTIVQNIG, via the coding sequence ATGAAAGCAATAATTATTGATGATGAACCAAAAGCAAGAAATCTGCTGGAAATTTTAATTAAAGAGAATACGACTAAAATTGATGCGATTTTTCAAGCTGAAGATTTGCTTTCTGGAGTGCAATTAATCAAAGAGCATTGCCCGCAAATTGTTTTTTTAGATATAGAAATGCCAGAACATTCTGGTTTAGAAATTTTAGACTTTGTCAATAAAGACGAATTAAATTTTGAAATTATTTTCACTACAGCTTACAGCGAGTATGCGATTAAAGCCTTTCAGTTGTCTGCAATAGATTATTTATTGAAGCCTTTACGAGCGGAAACAGTAAAAGAGGCCGTGGAAAAAGCAATTCAGCAAATAGGGAAATCTGAAATTAGCACCAAGTTGGAAGAACTAAAAAGGAGTTTAAAATCGGCTAATTTTAATAAAATAGGATTGCCTTTCTCAGACGGATTTAAGTTTGTTAATTTTGATGATATTATTCTTTTTGAAGCTGATGGGATGTATACCAAAGTGAGTACTACAAAAGAAACGGAATTACTAGTGTGTAAACCTTTAAAACATTTTGTGGAAGTACTAGAGCTGCAATCTAATTTTTACAAACCACATCGCTCTTACCTAATTAATTTAAAGTACATTAAAGAATATATTAAGAAAGATGGAGGTTATATAATTATGGATAATGATAAATCGGTTTCCATCTCAAATGAAAAAAAAGAAGAGTTCTTAACAATTGTACAAAATATAGGGTAA